gcacccacagcagccccatcccacctcaccccatcccaccagccCCATGGGACCCTTCACCCTTCCCTATAGGGTCAGATCCAGGGTAAGGCTTTGGGGCTTGGTGGGACCCCACGGTGCAGATGGGGAGCCTGGAGCACAGGAAGGGGCAGGTTGATGCTGCCCGGCCCCATGCTCCCCATGGCAGAGCCCATGACCCAGGGGAGGGCTTTGCCCCACTGCTCTTGCCCCACAGAGATCGCGCTGTGCCCCAACAACCACGAGGTCCACATCTACCGCAAGGACGGGGCCAAGTGGAGCAAGGTCCATGAGCTGAAGGAGCACAACGGGCAGGTGACGGGTGAGTCCCGGGTGATGGAGGggtggggacagggatggacaGCGTCTGGATGGGGCGGTGGAGTGGGTAGTGGAGAGGGAGCCGGCTGTGTCTGCCTCTGCTGGTCCTCATCTAGCGTGCCAGAGAAGTGGGGTGGGTGGAactggggagatgggggggatgaggtggggatggatggatggatgggaagAGATATGGATAGATGTAAGAGATGGGGTGAGGGGGTTTGGGATGGAACGGGGTAgtagggatgggatgggaagtgTTGAGGTGAGATGTGATGGATGGGAGtaatggggtgggatggggagtgCTGATGGTGGGATGCAGtgatggggtggggtggggagtgCTGATGGTGGGATGCAgtgatggggtgggatggggagtgCTGATGGTGGGATGCAGTGATGGGGTGAGATGGGGAGTGCTGATGGTGGGATGCAGTGATGGGGTGAGATGGGGAGTGCTGATGGTGGGATGCAgtgatggggtgggatggggagtgCTGATGGTGGGATGCAgtgatggggtgggatggggagtgCTGATGGTGGGATGCGGTGATGGGAAGTGCTGATGGTGGGATGCGGTGACGGGGtgggatgggttggatggaATGctttggggtgggagggatgCGAAGGTCTGAGGTGGATGATATGGGGTTGATGTGGGACCAGTGCAAAGAGCGACTTTGGAGCAGAGCCTGCCCGGAGCAATGGCCTCCAGCCCCGagtgtccccatccccaccgcTCCCTGGGTCACCATCACCCCCCTCTCTCTGCCTTCCAGGCATCGACTGGGCCCCCGAGAGCAACCGGCTGGTGACGTGCGGGACCGACCGCAACGCCTACGTGTGGACCCTGAAGGGCAACGCGTGGAAGCCCACCCTGGTGATCCTGCGCATCAACCGCGCCGCGCGCTGCGTCAAGTGGTCCCCCAGGGAGAACAAGTTCGCGGTGGGCAGCGGCTCCCGCCTCATCTCCATCTGCTACTTCGAGCAGGAGAACGACTGGTGAGGATGTGCCCTGGGAAGTGGGTCTGacctgggagggagggagggatgggttGAGAAATAGGAgacatggatggatggaggcatgGATAGGTGGAGAGATGGATGGAGAAAtaggagggatggatggatggatggatggagagatAGAAGGAGAAATGGATGGAGAGATGGATGGGTTGAGAAATAGGAGACATGGATGGAGAGaggcatggatggatggatggatggattgaGAAATAGAAGGAgacatggatggatggaggcatggatagatggagggatggatggagaaataggagggatggatggatgaagaGATAggagagagggatggagggagggagggatggagagacagaaggagaaatggatggagagatggagggaggatggatgaatggattgAGAAATAGAAGGAGAGATGGATGGaggcatggatggatggatggagagataggagagagggatggagggagggagggatagAGAGATAGAAGGAGAAATGGATggagagatggatggatgggttgAGAAATAGGAGACATGGATGGAGAGaggcatggatggatggatggattgaGAAATAGAAGGAgacatggatggatggaggcatgGATAggtggaaggatggatggatgaagagataggagggagggatggagggagggagggatagAGAGAGGAGAAATGGATGGAGAGTTGGAGGgaggatggatgaatggattgAGAAATAGAAggagagatggatggatggaggcatacgagagagggatggagggagggagggatggagagataGAAGGAGAAATGGATGGAGAGATGGAGGgaggatggatgaatggattgAGAAATAGAAGGAGAGATGGATGGaggcatggatggatggatggagagataggagagagggatggagggagggagggatggagagataGAAGGAGAAATGGATggagagatggatggatggatggacagatggaTGGATTGAGAGTTAGGAaattggaggaggaggaggagataggagagacagagaggagctgcaggaggagacagaTGGGGACATGGAGGCAGGAACACCCCATGCCCAAGCTGCTCTGCGGGCTGGTGGCCCAGGGCACCTCCTGCTGCGCTTGGAGCCCTGCTCACCCTCATCCAGCCCCCCCAGAGCCTGGGGAGGGGCCCCAGCACTGCTGATTCTCCCCTATCGccgccacccccctccccacagGTGGGTTTGCAAGCACATCAAGAAGCCCATCCGCTCCACGGTGCTCAGCCTCGACTGGCACCCCAACAACGTGCTGCTGGCCGCCGGCTCCTGCGACTTCAAGTGCCGGTGAGGAGCAGGGCGATGGAGGAGCAGGGGATGCCCGAGGATGGGTTGGGGTCCCAcctgagcacagcacagaggGGTGTGGGGCAGCACAGCCCTATGGGGCAGGCTTCACCCTGCTGGGCACAAGGGAGACATGGGGAGGGCTGAAGGTGCCCTGGGGACCATCCCAGCACCTATGGGCTCCACCTGAGGCAAAGGGAGCAGCGCTGGAGgctctttcccccctccccaggatCTTCTCAGCCTACATCAAGGAGGTGGAGGAGCGGCCCAGCCCCACGCCCTGGGGCTCCAAGATGCCCTTTGGGGAGCTGATGTTCGAGTCGAGCAGCAGCTGCGGGTGGGTGCACAGCATCTGCTTCTCGGCCAGCGGCGCCCGCGTGGCCTGGGTGAGCCACgacagcaccctctgcctcgCCGATGCCAGCAAGAGGATGGCGTgagtggggctggggagaaCTCGGAGGGGACGGAGGCATCCGGGACGGGGTGGGGGGCACAGACGTGGATGcgggatgctctccttgtgcTCCCACCTATGTGCTGAGTGATGCCCGCACGTTACCTTGCAGCGTCACCTCCCTGTGCACCGAGACCCTGCCCCTCCTCGCCGTCACCTTCATCACTGAGAACAGCCTGGTGGCCGCGGTGAGTGCGGGCTGGGCCGCGGGGTGGGTGCTGGGTTAGGGTGGTGCtgagcctggctctgcagggccACGACTGCTGCCCGATGCTGTTCACCTACGAGGAGAGCCAGGGGGTGCTGACCTTCGGGGGGAAGCTGGATGTGCCCAAGCAGAGCTCCCAGCGCGGCCTCACCGCCCGCGAGCGCTTCCAGAACCTGGATAAGAAAGCGAGCTCGGACACGGCCAATGCCACGCTGGACACCCTGCACAAGAACAGCATCAGGTGGGTACATGCGGGGTGAGTGGGTCACCTCGGGGGTGCTggctttccccagtatcccctGGCTGTGGTGCTGTCTGGCCTGGGAGCTGGGATagccctggagcatccctgggtaTCCTTGAGCATCCCTGCACACGGGTGGGAAAGATGGAGGGGTGCATCTGCAGGAACTGGGGCACCCCTGAACCATCCCTGGGTATTCTTGAGCATCCCTCAGTATCTCTGAGCATCCCTGTATGTGGCTGGGGAAGATGGGAGGCGTCCAGCCCTAGGAGCTCTGGAGCACTCCTAGAGCATCCCTGGGTATCCTTCAGCATCCCTCCCTGCACATGGGTGGAGGAGACGGAGGGGTCCAGCCCAGTGGGCTATGACAgctctggagcatccctgggagCTTCTCTTGAGTATCCCTGGTTATCACGGAGCATCTCAACACATGGATGGGGGAGATGAAGGGGTCCAGCCCCAATCCCACCCATGGGGGCTCGGCAGGACGTGGGGCTGACCCCCACCCACCTCTCTGTTCCCCACAGCCAGATCTCGGTGCTGGCGGGTGGGAAGGCCAACTGCTCCCAGTTCTGCACCACAGGGATGGACGGCGGCATGAGCATCTGGGATGTCAAGGTGAGGCGTCCCCATGGTGCCACAGCCCCCCCAGAACAGGAGCATCCAGTGTGGAACCCCCATTAACCACAGCTCTAACTGCAGGCCTCACCCTGACTCTGTGCAGTGGTGGTGGGGCCCATTGTACCCATGGTGCCCATATGAGGGTCCCATAGTCCTGCCTGGGATCTGCTTTAACCTAGTGCTGGCTGGGGGCACCCCTGGGTGGTGGTTTCAGAGCTCACCATCAGGGGTGGGTTGATGCCAGCCTTGTGCAGGCATCCAGCACCAGTTCCTGGCTTCGGCTTTGCCCGCATGGCTTCAAAATGAGGCAAAATCAGCCGAATTTGGGATCCCCGGAACCAGCTTCCCCCCCCTTTCAGCTCCCCAACCACCTCCAGTCACCTTGGAAAGCACCAAGCTGATGGCGATCAACCTCCAATTCCATTTCAGAGCCTGGAGTCGGCACTGAAGGATCTCAGGATCAAATGAAGGAGCCCTCCGGGAAGGGCgtccctgctgccagccttgccttgccctgctctgctgctctgccctgtgccGCACGGTGCCACCAGCCAGCCCCGGTGGCTGCTCTGCAAGAAAACAAGTCCTGGTTTTGTTACCATCCTCCCCGATGCTGGTCATACATTGCTTAGAGTGCACAATAAAGGAAGGAATTCcctatagaatcatggaatggtttggcttTGGAAGGGATCTGAAGGCTCATTCCAACCCctacacaggcagggacaccttccaccagagcaggttcctccaagccccatccagcactgccagggatggggcagccacagctcctctgggcaccctgtgccagcgcctcacccaTCAGCTGTGCAATTCCACATGCTGGGAGCCAGCTTGGAAACCTTGGGCTGCCAAAGCagtccagccctttccagcctggCACCTTCCTTACCTCTGACTCTGGGTAGGAGCAGTCCCACCTCACAGGCCAACGGGGAGGACAAAGCTGCTGAGGGGCTTTGGGAGAAGCTGTAAGGAAGTGGATAAatctgtgttttgggggttaACTGCACGTGGTAATCAACGGGCAGGGTTCCACCGAGGGTATGTAATCATGCTGAAGTGGTTGGTGAGGGCTTTGGCAAAGGTAGAGGAACAACCAGTCCCAGTGCAGGtgtgtggggcaggcaggatgcCCAGCCACTCCCCCAGCATCACCGTGCCTTAACCCAAGTGTCTCTGCAAGGGAAAGCCTACATTGATCACCACAAGGGAAAGGAGGCAGTGCAATGTGTGATCCCAGGTTACTCCTGCTGGGATCAGCTCGGTTAAACCCAAAGCCTGCTCCTGGTGGTGCCCCTCCAAGCAGCCCAGCCCTGACCTTGACCACGGCCTGAAGGgcagtgctgaggagcagctccGGGGCTCACACCTCTACCTGTGACAAGGAAAGCAAGCTCCTCACCATGGTGTGAGCAGGCAGCTCACCAGCAACGTTCCTGAAGCACATCCCTCTATCCCAGCCAAGTCCCTGCGGCCACGCAGAACAAGTGGCATTTGTCACCCTGACAAGGGTCACCTCAATGGCAGAGTCTCACCTCTAAGGATCAAATCCCCTCTAGTATGGGAAGCACTGGAGTCTCTGGCACAGGCTGAGACGAGGCTCCATGGATCTCCTGGGGCACAGCAGGTCAGAGCATCCCTTGCTCCAGCAGACAGGACAGCCGACAGGAGTAACAGCTCCAGGACTGGCCTCCTGACACCGTGACCGGGTTGGCCAGCAGCTCGAGGGAATGGTTTCCTCCACCTCCATTGTGCAAGATGTCCACCAgagacagcaggaaaagctttttGCCTCCAGGCTGCATCTGCTGGTGGAGCTCCTGAACCTCGAGCCCAATTCCACGCCACAACCAGCACCACAACGGCAAAGAGCAGAGGCAAGGAGTCACTTCACCACCACGCTGGTGCTGCACCTCAGgtccactcacacacacacacacacacaagttgAGGACGGAGCCCTTCTGATAACTTACACTTTAATCAGCCAAATATACAAATTTGGTTGGTGTTGGGTTTTCAGCTTTATCAAGTGTTTTGTTCCATCTGATACAAttgatgttggttttttttttcctttaaacaaagATGACATGGTTAAAAACTGGCACTATacctaagaaggagaaggaaatagtaaaaatgaagaggagggaaaaggggagaCTGGCTGCAAGAAAAGAGGGATGAAACCGGGAAGGAACAGCACTCCAGATGTCCATGAAGTCAGGTTCCCAGCTCATTCTGCAACACCCTGCAGCAAAATTGGATGGGCCATTTGCCCCCCAAAAAGGTTCCTCAGATACATTATCCTTTGGGCTTTCACTAGCAAGTCAAAGCTCCCCACCCCATGTCCCCCCCCTACAATGACCCCACAATCTAGTCTCTTGCAATCTAATAGTTGAAGCATCTCCCTCCCACCCTGACCCCCACCCCAATGAGTTTTTAACCCTAAAACCAGCCAAAAACATTCAGGTTTCCAAACTGTTACAGAGAattgctgctcagcacagctctgcaccagagATAGCAGCTGCCCCTAACCCCAAATGGAAATCTGTGCCAGGATGAGGACAAACACATCGTCAGTGTCTCTTGGAGGTGAAGGTGACTTCGATGCCGTGGCAGACCCTATGTGGTATATGCAACACAACAGAGGTCCTGGCAGGCACCAGGCACAGTTCCCTGGTGTTTCCTCCTCTTGCATGTCCTGTGCTTACTTGTTAAGGGATAGTGACTGCAGTCTTTTACCTGCCATGGCCGCTTCGTCTTTTGCTGggggaggaaaacaaagcaggtaATGAAGATCCAGCTTTCCCCACCAACCCCTGGCACATCCCTCCAGGGTTAACAGCAGGAAACCCCTTGCGTGTTCCCCTTCTGTCCTTGGCCTCTCTCCAGGCATCCGCCAATTACCCTGGTGCTGATGCATGAATATCCCTGTGGAATCCACTGAGAAGATGTGCTCCTCAGCCCTCTGGCTCACAGAAGAGGAAGTCCAGGCAGGGAGGAATGCTGTGAATTCCCTGGGCAGTTTGGATCCCCCGTGTGCAAAGAACCCACTAAACCCCCAAACTGAAGCAAGCATTGTCTGGGCAGCTGAGGACAACATGGGTATCAAGGGCaattcccttctctccttctctgcTCCTTGATCAGATGTCCTAGAGCTTTGTAAAGCAAGAGCTTTGTAAGAGCAAAACATCTGAAGCTGGTTTTGATGAGGGCAGTTGTGAAGACACAACTATCTCAGGGGATGAGGGATTACTATGTGTGACACGAGAGAGCATGCAACCATCACAAAGACAAATAAGAGGGTTATGATTAGTTACTCTctaaccttttctttcttcttctttctttctggcaGCTTCTTCCCTTTGCTTCCGAATGATGGCTAGCCGGGCGAGATCTGCCTTTGCTTGTTCTGTTTTACCAGCTAGGTGCATTTTCATGtatctttcttttgccttttgtttctctATTTCCTCCCTGTTTGGGTGAAACACGTACAAGTCACCAGAGCATCCATGAGCAGGTAGGCACAGGCAGAGTGGGGGAGGCTTTTGGActgggaaggatggggaggataGAGAGCCTTCAGAGATCCTTCCACAGAGGCCTAACACCAGTTTTCAAGCACAGGTTTGAACAGGGATAAGGTGAGACATTATTTCTACCTACATTCAGCTAAATAAGGACACACAATGAGGTAAGGTGAATTAGCTCCAGAGTGCCCAGCACCACAACATGCTTTTACCAGCTTTACCCTCAAAGGTGTACTTCTGCCAAAGCAATCTAGCCCAAAGAAGGAAGCTTAAATCTTCCACTCTAAAACTCTCCACTGCTCAATGGAACTAGAAGGTTGAACTCTGGTTCTCATCTGATTCATCTGCTCACACAAAAATGTCACCATGATGCCTGGTGACCACTACCTGTCACCAGGGCACTTTCCATAGTAAGATTAAAGCAGAACCCACAGTGATAATGGAGTTCAGTTATGTCTGATTTTTGGCCTAAAACTTCAGGACAGGAATGGCTTAAAGCCACTTCACAGCAACAAACTCCCCTGGCCAAGCTGCCTGGCTCCAGGATGGTTACAGCGACTCCCAGAGACAGCCAACTTCCATAAAGTTTGTAAGGAAAGACATTCTGAACCCCACTGAGTCCTGCTTGACAGTTCAGTGCCTGCTTTAGACACCAACACATTGAAAGGGCTTCCCTGAAACACCAACGCAGATATTCCCAACAGGGAAACTTCTGGAAAGATATTCCAGGAATGCCCTAGCTCCTGTTGGGACAGCAGGCAAGACTCACCGCTCTCGTCGTGAGAGTTCCTTAGGTCCATCCAGGTCCAGCTGAGTTACTTTTTTGGTTGTCTGAATTACACGATTGGGGTTCTCTATGTCTATCAACCCTTCCACTCCTTTGCGCTTTTGCTAAGGTTCAAGAACAAGAGGAAGGTTAAGAAGCTCTCTCAC
The Lathamus discolor isolate bLatDis1 chromosome 6, bLatDis1.hap1, whole genome shotgun sequence DNA segment above includes these coding regions:
- the ARPC1B gene encoding actin-related protein 2/3 complex subunit 1B, translating into MAYHSFLLEPISCHAWNKDRTQIALCPNNHEVHIYRKDGAKWSKVHELKEHNGQVTGIDWAPESNRLVTCGTDRNAYVWTLKGNAWKPTLVILRINRAARCVKWSPRENKFAVGSGSRLISICYFEQENDWWVCKHIKKPIRSTVLSLDWHPNNVLLAAGSCDFKCRIFSAYIKEVEERPSPTPWGSKMPFGELMFESSSSCGWVHSICFSASGARVAWVSHDSTLCLADASKRMAVTSLCTETLPLLAVTFITENSLVAAGHDCCPMLFTYEESQGVLTFGGKLDVPKQSSQRGLTARERFQNLDKKASSDTANATLDTLHKNSISQISVLAGGKANCSQFCTTGMDGGMSIWDVKSLESALKDLRIK
- the PDAP1 gene encoding 28 kDa heat- and acid-stable phosphoprotein; protein product: MPKGGRKGGHKGRARQYTSPEEIDAQLQAEKQKAREEEEQEEGSEGATGDPKKEKKSLDSDDSDEDDEDYQQKRKGVEGLIDIENPNRVIQTTKKVTQLDLDGPKELSRREREEIEKQKAKERYMKMHLAGKTEQAKADLARLAIIRKQREEAARKKEEERKAKDEAAMAGKRLQSLSLNK